One Nerophis lumbriciformis linkage group LG21, RoL_Nlum_v2.1, whole genome shotgun sequence DNA segment encodes these proteins:
- the polr3c gene encoding DNA-directed RNA polymerase III subunit RPC3 codes for MTSQEVRLCGLLLREHFGEVVEKVGTHLLRGGTQNLRTILHETGISLDLVKKSLCVLMQHGTCLFSPGRKGPGSPAEYRSSCDVILKILRYPRYIYTAKTLYGDTGELVVEELLQRGHMTMSSIVKIVADRLTQTMEDGHSMDYNEVTSAFSKLVETHFLQRCPPVETTRSAGSAESASAADTPVAIVAPAPESFPDCYRMPQVTLVGRGKRQLEDAEEQSNAKKARMDTATHGDEGVYWQVNFERFHLHFRDQAIIGAVANKLDQTSSEIVRTMLRMSEVTTSPTAANTKPLAANEIYRSLPATYNIPRPILDQYLTLLVDDPMEFVGKAGESGGGMFVVNLHQALANLARATVESAVQERFGSRSARIFRLLLKKKHLEQKQVEDFAMIPAKEAKDMLYTLLSQNLVQLQEIPKTPDFAPSRTFYLYTVNQLSTARMLLQNCYKTVANLIERRLFETTNSKRLLEKSQRIEAIMASLQASGAEPEQLTEVEEMITASEKQQLESLRLHVNKLDSAETQVDETIFLLESYVQATVSSSS; via the exons ATGACGAGTCAGGAGGTGCGCTTGTGTGGTCTTCTTCTGCGAGAGCATTTTGGAGAGGTGGTGGAGAAAGTAGGAACACATCTGCTCAGAGGCGGAACACAGAATCTAAGAACCATCCTTCATGAGACTGGCATCTCTCTAGACCTG GTGAAAAAGTCCCTCTGTGTGCTCATGCAGCACGGTACTTGCCTGTTCAGCCCAGGCCGCAAAGGACCCGGGAGCCCCGCCGAGTACCGCAGCAGCTGCGATGTCATCCTGAAAATCCTGCGTTACCCACGCTACATCTACACAGCCAAGACCCTGTACGGCGACACCGGAGAGCTCGTTGTCGAGGAGCTGCTGCAGCGAGGTCACATGACCATGAGCAGCATTGTGAAAATAGTGGCGGATCGCCTCACACAGACAATGGAGG ATGGCCACAGCATGGACTACAATGAAGTAACTTCTGCCTTCTCCAAACTGGTGGAGACACATTTTCTTCAACGCTGCCCTCCGGTGGAAACCACAAGAAGCGCGGGCAGCGCAGAATCCGCCTCTGCAGCCGATACTCCCGTCGCCATAGTCGCCCCCGCCCCAGAGAGCTTCCCCGACTGCTACAGGATGCCGCAAGTGACGCTCGTTGGACGAGGAAAGAGGCAGCTGGAGGACGCCGAGGAGCAGAGCAATGCAAAGAAGGCCAGGATGGATACAGCG ACTCATGGTGATGAAGGCGTCTACTGGCAGGTGAATTTCGAGAGGTTCCATCTCCACTTCAGAGACCAGGCCATCATTGGTGCTGTGGCCAATAAACTAGACCAG ACCAGCAGTGAGATAGTGAGGACCATGCTGAGGATGAGCGAGGTAACAACTTCGCCCACGGCCGCAAACACAAAGCCCCTCGCCGCCAACGAGATCTACAGGTCCCTGCCAGCCACCTATAACATCCCTAGACCCATTTTGGACCAGTACCTCACTCTGCTGGTGGATGACCCG ATGGAGTTTGTGGGCAAGGCTGGCGAGAGTGGAGGCGGGATGTTTGTCGTCA ACTTGCACCAAGCGCTGGCCAATCTAGCGCGGGCCACTGTGGAATCTGCTGTACAAGAGAG GTTTGGGTCACGATCCGCTCGCATATTTCGTCTGCTGCTAAAGAAGAAACACCTGGAACAGAAGCAGGTGGAAGATTTTGCTATGATTCCAGCCAAGGAGGCTAAAGACATGCTCTACACGCTTCTCTCACAGAACCTGGTCCAGCTGCAG GAAATCCCCAAAACTCCAGACTTTGCACCCTCTCGTACCTTCTATCTTTACACGGTCAACCAACTGTCCACTGCAAGGATGTTGCTCCAGAACTGCTACAAG ACTGTGGCCAACCTCATAGAGAGACGACTGTTTGAGACGACAAATAGCAA GCGTCTGCTGGAGAAGTCCCAGCGCATTGAGGCCATCATGGCCTCCCTGCAGGCCAGCGGGGCGGAGCCGGAACAGTTGACGGAGGTGGAGGAGATGATCACCGCTTCCGAGAAGCAGCAACTGGAGTCTTTGCGGCTTCACGTCAACAA GTTGGATTCAGCAGAGACCCAAGTGGATGAAACCATCTTTCTGCTTGAATCTTACGTCCAGGCCACCGTCTCATCCTCAAGCTGA